The genomic region TTATTATCACCCTCACTTTGTTGGACTCACATCTTAAAACTCCCATGTActtttttctcagaaatttttCATTCTTAGAAGTCTCCTTTACTACTGCTTGTATTCCTCGGTTCCTGTATAGTATATCAACAGGCGATAATACAATTACTTATAATGTCTGCATCACTCAATTATTTTTTGCTATTCTCTTTGGAGCAACAGAGTTTTTTCTTTTGGCCGCCATGTCCTATGATCGTTATGTTGCTATTTGTAAACCCCTTCATTACATGACCATTATGAGCAATCGTATATGTTTCATATTAGTCCTTTCCTGTTGGGTCTCTGGTTTGTTAATCATTCTTCCACCTCTTAGCATGGGTCTTGAGCTTGAATTTTGTGACTCTAATGTTATTGATCATTTTGCCTGTGATGCAAGTCCTCTCCTAAAGATTTCATGTACTGATACTTGGGTAATAGAACAAATGGTTATCATTATGGCTGTGTTTGCCCTCATTGTTACCTTTGTGTGTGTAATTATTTCTTACATATACATTATCAGGACAATTCTAAGATTTCCCTCTATCCAACAAAGGAAAAAAGCCTTTTCTACCTGCTCATCTCATATGGTTGTAGTTtctattgcctatggaagctgtATTTTCGTCTATGTTAAGCCATCTGCAAAGGAAAATTTGGCAATAAACAAAGTAGTTTCGATTCTTACTAGCTCTGTTGCACCGTTGTTGAATCCATTCATTTATACCCTAAGAAATCAGCAAGTGAAGCAGGCCTTTATAGACACTATGAAGAGGATTTCTTttctgtataaaaaataaaagcattgatTATTCAGAGCAAAATACTAGTTCCAATATACCTGAATATACTTAActgatttcaatattttttattctttatttttgtttgttt from Suncus etruscus isolate mSunEtr1 chromosome 11, mSunEtr1.pri.cur, whole genome shotgun sequence harbors:
- the LOC126022588 gene encoding olfactory receptor 6C2-like; its protein translation is MRNRTITTFILLGLTDDPQLQILLFIFLFITYILSVAGNLIIITLTLLDSHLKTPMYFFLRNFSFLEVSFTTACIPRFLYSISTGDNTITYNVCITQLFFAILFGATEFFLLAAMSYDRYVAICKPLHYMTIMSNRICFILVLSCWVSGLLIILPPLSMGLELEFCDSNVIDHFACDASPLLKISCTDTWVIEQMVIIMAVFALIVTFVCVIISYIYIIRTILRFPSIQQRKKAFSTCSSHMVVVSIAYGSCIFVYVKPSAKENLAINKVVSILTSSVAPLLNPFIYTLRNQQVKQAFIDTMKRISFLYKK